In a single window of the Tellurirhabdus bombi genome:
- a CDS encoding DUF6712 family protein — protein MKLLIHDTDLLREYVTIGDLHYSSIAPHLRQAQLFVGRFVGWGLIDTLATAFKQASHTKSDLSEANQQLLDYVCVPIANMALLTYAKAVNVNIGDFGVSRNTTDTAKDAFEWQFKDVTAQYRQLAWDGLEQLLQFLESNIATYSEYGNGMHFREASKYLIHSAQLFSEYFFIRESRLIFWSLWPSLKTAEKTIIRPALGDNWAALQGNDLSVSQELQLDMIRRALAYATMAQALEDRIVDVNEQGVQVLGWADTVEYRTEASDERITRAIASHRSKTKQFIELYKKAATPTTPDAPTGHRPTGDAIVFF, from the coding sequence ATGAAGCTCTTAATCCACGATACCGACCTGCTCCGGGAGTACGTCACCATTGGCGATCTGCACTACTCCAGCATCGCCCCTCACTTGCGCCAGGCTCAGCTGTTTGTGGGTCGATTTGTGGGTTGGGGCTTGATTGATACGCTGGCCACGGCGTTCAAACAGGCATCACACACCAAATCCGACCTGAGCGAAGCCAATCAGCAGCTACTGGATTATGTCTGTGTGCCTATCGCCAACATGGCGCTATTGACCTACGCAAAAGCGGTGAACGTGAACATTGGCGATTTTGGCGTGAGTCGCAACACCACCGACACCGCCAAAGATGCGTTTGAGTGGCAGTTTAAAGACGTGACCGCGCAGTACCGACAGCTCGCCTGGGATGGGCTGGAGCAGCTGCTGCAATTCCTGGAGAGTAACATCGCCACCTACAGCGAGTACGGCAACGGAATGCACTTTCGGGAAGCGTCCAAATACCTCATTCATTCGGCCCAGCTGTTTTCGGAATACTTTTTCATTCGGGAATCCCGCCTCATTTTCTGGAGCCTGTGGCCGAGCCTGAAGACTGCCGAAAAGACCATTATCCGGCCCGCTTTGGGCGATAACTGGGCGGCGCTACAGGGCAATGATCTCAGCGTTTCGCAGGAGTTGCAACTGGACATGATCCGCCGTGCTCTGGCGTATGCCACAATGGCCCAGGCGCTGGAAGACCGGATTGTGGATGTCAACGAGCAAGGCGTTCAGGTGCTGGGCTGGGCCGATACGGTCGAATACCGCACGGAAGCCTCGGACGAACGCATCACGCGGGCCATCGCCAGCCATCGCAGCAAAACCAAACAGTTCATCGAGCTGTACAAAAAAGCCGCTACCCCAACGACCCCAGACGCACCCACGGGACACCGCCCAACGGGTGACGCCATCGTATTTTTTTAA
- a CDS encoding S49 family peptidase, with translation MHNKFSIAASELASGAWFIDSQAGLMNFRQLLEHGAPVDSVARPPERQMHFVSLDRQHRSLLLSDVPDDAGLLVIRQQGILYSWEATWIEMELRWGAKRPEVLGAVLAVDCAGGLEHAAYRIYDAMLEFGKPITVYCDHGLLGSGAYLFSLPASKIIASRETDEIGSIGAYTTFQDQTKSLEKMGIVVQEIYAEQSTEKNFEYRQAKEGNFKPLTAQMTAKAARFVQLVEQHRPGVKAAQGHDPKKGGLFTADVAKEMGLIDEIGNLDLAIETTLALVTSDSSVSSPLNNTMFGHIKLPAMLAIKGVTAEQITSEQIAACNAELTAQGITGVAVVSQAEFTQALESANGAQALQTQLTGLNSQLTTKDTEITNLKTQLTAAQELAAQYGSQPGEKPTAPVSTGDAQPSEAQLTAKQVIDNLPHNKALDSNPLFNY, from the coding sequence ATGCACAATAAATTCTCCATCGCTGCCTCCGAACTCGCGTCGGGAGCCTGGTTCATTGACAGCCAGGCGGGGCTGATGAACTTCCGCCAACTCCTAGAACACGGCGCTCCAGTTGATAGCGTAGCCCGTCCACCGGAGCGGCAGATGCATTTTGTTTCTCTGGATCGTCAGCACCGGAGCCTGTTGCTTTCCGATGTGCCCGACGATGCGGGCCTGTTGGTCATTCGTCAGCAGGGGATTCTCTACAGCTGGGAAGCAACCTGGATCGAGATGGAATTGCGCTGGGGAGCCAAACGGCCCGAAGTGTTGGGCGCGGTTCTGGCGGTGGATTGTGCCGGTGGGCTGGAACACGCCGCTTACCGCATTTACGATGCGATGCTGGAGTTCGGCAAGCCCATTACGGTCTATTGTGATCACGGCCTGTTGGGATCAGGTGCTTACCTGTTTTCATTGCCAGCCAGCAAGATCATCGCCAGCCGGGAAACCGACGAAATCGGCTCCATTGGCGCGTATACGACCTTTCAAGACCAGACTAAATCCCTCGAAAAGATGGGAATAGTCGTTCAGGAAATCTACGCGGAGCAATCGACCGAAAAGAATTTTGAATACCGCCAGGCCAAAGAAGGCAACTTCAAACCCCTGACTGCTCAGATGACCGCGAAAGCGGCCCGTTTTGTCCAGTTGGTAGAACAGCACCGGCCTGGTGTGAAAGCCGCTCAGGGACACGATCCCAAAAAAGGCGGATTATTTACCGCCGACGTAGCCAAAGAGATGGGCCTGATTGATGAAATCGGCAACCTCGATTTGGCTATTGAGACAACCCTGGCCCTTGTGACCTCGGATTCTTCAGTTTCTTCACCACTCAATAATACCATGTTCGGACACATCAAACTGCCAGCCATGCTGGCCATCAAAGGCGTGACTGCGGAGCAAATCACGTCAGAACAGATTGCCGCTTGTAATGCAGAGCTTACTGCTCAGGGCATTACCGGCGTTGCTGTTGTCAGCCAGGCAGAATTTACCCAAGCTCTGGAATCGGCCAACGGTGCGCAGGCTCTACAGACTCAGCTAACGGGCCTTAACTCGCAATTGACCACCAAAGACACGGAAATCACCAACCTGAAAACGCAGTTGACGGCGGCTCAGGAACTTGCCGCGCAGTACGGCTCGCAACCGGGCGAAAAGCCAACAGCTCCCGTATCAACGGGTGATGCCCAGCCATCGGAAGCGCAGCTCACCGCTAAGCAGGTAATTGATAACCTACCGCACAACAAAGCCCTGGATAGCAACCCGCTATTCAATTACTAA
- a CDS encoding DUF5675 family protein: MKLTLKRTDLTGTYTGGILEVRADDDTLLMRCHTLEDPVREIEPGGKGKIHGKTAILVGVYRVVLSFSNRFQVVMPELLEVLYFAGIRIHVGNTVVDTDGCILVGENRSGSFLGNSKKAYKRLMVHLNAAHKKKEKVFITVT, encoded by the coding sequence ATGAAACTGACCCTCAAACGCACCGACCTGACGGGCACCTACACCGGCGGCATTCTGGAGGTGCGGGCCGACGACGACACGCTGCTGATGCGCTGCCACACCCTGGAAGATCCCGTTCGGGAAATCGAGCCGGGCGGCAAAGGGAAAATCCACGGGAAAACCGCCATTCTGGTGGGGGTCTACCGGGTGGTGCTGAGCTTTTCCAACCGCTTTCAGGTGGTCATGCCGGAACTGTTGGAGGTGCTTTATTTTGCCGGAATACGCATTCACGTTGGCAATACCGTTGTCGATACCGACGGTTGCATTCTGGTCGGAGAAAACCGGTCCGGGAGCTTCCTGGGTAATTCCAAAAAAGCCTACAAGCGGCTCATGGTGCACCTGAATGCCGCCCACAAAAAAAAGGAAAAAGTATTTATCACCGTAACGTAA